The Micrococcales bacterium genome contains a region encoding:
- a CDS encoding proteasome accessory factor PafA2, whose product MGLETEYGIAQLGAEGHQRANPIQLSSLVVAAYKATQGDHLAPWDYQSEDPLADARGWRLDRAAAHPSQLTNDEAPKLAARRRDGAGAALLSNGGRLYVDHAHPEYATPEVTSAKQAALWDQAGEVVMHLAATALAAGGGPEVGLYKNNTDGKGASYGTHENYLVERRVPFDQVVAALTPYLVTRQVLTGSGRVGLGQTSQEAGFQLSQRADFVEAEVALETTINRPIINTRDEPHADPARWRRLHIIVGDATMAAQATYLRMGLMNLVLGALEAGGLDGGFIKAVALRHPVEAFQQVSRDLTLRQELELAHGGRATALQIQGHYLEQINSLAPAASLQSEATDLISRWSRLLEQLAKGQLTQASKQVEWLAKYQLLERLRTRSAPHLPWDHAKLAAAELRWTDVDPTRCLARLLQAKAGIGSMFDQATVVEAVTHPPTTTRAYVKGQALRRLADAVRAAGWDSLALAGERGLTSLKLTDPWRGNQADLAALPGGRWTVEALVKVLQTGDPG is encoded by the coding sequence ATGGGCCTGGAAACCGAATACGGCATAGCCCAACTCGGCGCCGAAGGCCACCAACGGGCCAATCCGATTCAGCTCTCGAGCCTGGTGGTGGCGGCCTATAAGGCCACCCAAGGCGACCACCTGGCGCCCTGGGACTACCAATCGGAAGACCCACTGGCTGACGCCCGCGGCTGGCGCCTGGACCGGGCCGCGGCCCACCCCAGCCAGCTGACCAACGACGAAGCCCCCAAACTGGCGGCCCGGCGGCGGGACGGGGCCGGTGCCGCCTTGCTGTCAAATGGGGGCAGGTTGTACGTCGACCACGCCCACCCCGAATACGCCACCCCTGAGGTCACCAGCGCCAAGCAGGCCGCTTTGTGGGACCAAGCTGGTGAGGTTGTGATGCACCTGGCCGCCACCGCCTTGGCCGCAGGCGGTGGCCCGGAGGTTGGGTTATACAAAAACAACACCGATGGCAAAGGTGCTAGCTACGGCACACATGAGAACTACCTGGTCGAACGGCGCGTGCCGTTTGACCAGGTAGTTGCGGCCTTGACGCCGTACCTAGTGACCAGACAGGTTTTGACCGGCTCGGGCCGGGTTGGCTTGGGCCAAACCAGCCAAGAGGCCGGTTTTCAGTTGTCCCAGCGGGCCGATTTTGTCGAAGCCGAAGTGGCCCTAGAAACCACCATCAACCGGCCCATTATCAACACTCGGGATGAGCCGCACGCCGATCCGGCGCGCTGGCGGCGCCTGCACATAATTGTGGGCGACGCCACCATGGCAGCCCAAGCCACCTACCTCCGCATGGGGTTGATGAACCTGGTTTTGGGCGCCCTGGAGGCCGGCGGCCTCGACGGCGGGTTTATCAAGGCGGTTGCGTTGAGGCATCCAGTCGAAGCCTTCCAGCAGGTCTCTAGGGATTTGACGCTGAGGCAGGAGCTCGAACTGGCCCACGGCGGGCGGGCCACCGCCCTTCAAATCCAGGGCCACTATCTCGAACAGATCAATAGCCTGGCGCCGGCTGCCAGCCTCCAATCAGAGGCCACCGACCTAATCAGCCGCTGGAGCAGGTTGCTGGAGCAGTTGGCCAAAGGCCAGCTAACCCAAGCCTCCAAACAGGTCGAGTGGCTGGCCAAGTACCAGCTGCTCGAACGCCTGCGGACCCGGTCAGCGCCTCACCTACCTTGGGATCATGCCAAGCTGGCGGCGGCCGAACTGCGCTGGACCGATGTCGACCCGACGCGATGCTTGGCTCGACTGCTTCAGGCCAAGGCCGGCATTGGGTCGATGTTTGACCAGGCCACAGTGGTCGAAGCCGTGACCCATCCGCCCACCACAACCCGGGCCTACGTCAAGGGGCAGGCTTTGCGACGCTTGGCCGATGCCGTCCGAGCGGCCGGGTGGGACAGCCTAGCTTTGGCAGGGGAGAGGGGCCTAACCAGCCTCAAGCTGACCGATCCTTGGCGCGGCAACCAGGCGGATCTTGCGGCGCTGCCAGGGGGTCGATGGACGGTGGAGGCTCTGGTCAAAGTCCTGCAGACTGGTGACCCAGGCTGA
- the der gene encoding ribosome biogenesis GTPase Der produces MTSPKTEALLSALQAYDLQPEDMALLQDSPGGLAQGQSELSLGALAVIGRPNVGKSTLVNRILGRREAVVQDTPGVTRDRVSYPANWSGRNFTVVDTGGWETDTAGVQTRVAEQAEVALDLADAAILVVDATVGPTDTDEALVALIRRSGKPAIVAANKVDGAKAEADAATYWSLGLGEPWAVSALHGRGMGELLDQAVALLERAGPKDNAADAPGVRRVALVGRPNVGKSSLLNTLAGSSRAVVDSVAGTTRDPVDELVQLDDRAWRLVDTAGIRRRVHQQAGADYYAWLRTQAALERAEVAVALIDASQPIAEQDVRILNMVEAAGRALVIALNKWDLVDSDRRYYLEREIEMDLAPWAWAPRVNLSALTGRHTNRLAGALDQSLTGWDQRISTGRLNAHLGQLVAAKPHPVRSGKQPRILFATQAEACPPQIVIFATGFLQAPYRRFIERSLRESFDFTGSPILISVRQRQKRR; encoded by the coding sequence ATGACCAGCCCAAAGACCGAAGCCCTGCTTTCGGCCCTGCAGGCCTATGACCTTCAGCCAGAGGACATGGCCCTACTCCAGGATTCACCAGGTGGCCTGGCCCAAGGCCAAAGTGAGTTGTCTCTGGGAGCTTTGGCCGTCATCGGGCGTCCCAATGTTGGCAAGTCGACACTGGTCAACCGGATTTTGGGCCGGCGCGAAGCGGTCGTACAAGACACCCCCGGAGTCACCCGGGATCGGGTCTCCTACCCGGCCAATTGGTCCGGCCGCAATTTCACCGTAGTCGACACCGGCGGCTGGGAGACCGACACGGCCGGGGTCCAGACCAGAGTGGCCGAACAAGCTGAGGTGGCCCTGGATCTGGCTGACGCCGCCATCTTGGTGGTCGACGCCACAGTTGGTCCAACCGACACCGATGAGGCCCTAGTCGCACTGATCAGGCGCAGCGGCAAACCGGCCATTGTGGCCGCCAACAAAGTCGATGGGGCCAAGGCCGAGGCTGACGCAGCCACATACTGGTCGCTGGGCTTAGGCGAGCCGTGGGCAGTTTCGGCCCTGCACGGCCGGGGCATGGGGGAGTTGCTGGACCAGGCGGTGGCCCTCTTGGAGCGGGCCGGCCCCAAGGACAACGCCGCTGACGCGCCGGGGGTTAGACGGGTGGCTTTGGTGGGCCGGCCCAATGTCGGTAAGTCATCGTTGCTCAACACCCTGGCTGGCAGCTCCCGGGCGGTTGTGGACTCGGTCGCCGGGACCACTCGCGACCCGGTCGACGAATTGGTCCAGCTGGATGACCGGGCCTGGCGGTTGGTTGACACAGCCGGCATTCGCCGGCGGGTACATCAGCAGGCCGGGGCAGACTATTACGCCTGGCTCAGGACTCAAGCGGCCCTGGAACGGGCCGAGGTGGCCGTGGCCCTGATCGACGCCTCGCAGCCAATTGCCGAACAAGACGTCCGGATTCTCAATATGGTCGAAGCGGCCGGCCGAGCCTTGGTTATCGCTTTGAACAAATGGGATCTAGTTGACTCAGATAGGCGGTACTACCTGGAGCGCGAAATTGAAATGGACCTGGCGCCATGGGCTTGGGCGCCGCGGGTTAACCTCTCAGCCCTGACCGGGCGGCACACCAACCGTCTGGCTGGCGCCTTGGACCAGTCTTTGACCGGCTGGGATCAGCGCATCTCAACCGGCCGGCTGAACGCCCATTTGGGACAGCTGGTGGCGGCTAAGCCGCATCCGGTCCGCTCCGGCAAACAGCCCCGAATTCTCTTTGCCACCCAAGCTGAGGCTTGTCCGCCCCAGATTGTGATCTTCGCCACTGGTTTTCTTCAGGCGCCCTACCGGCGTTTCATTGAGCGGTCACTGCGTGAGAGCTTCGATTTCACTGGCTCGCCCATCCTGATTTCCGTGCGGCAGCGTCAAAAACGCCGCTGA
- a CDS encoding PD-(D/E)XK nuclease family protein, with protein MSRPSLSPSRAADFERCPLLYRLRVIDRLVEPPSAAALRGSLVHLVLEELFDLPAPKRTPVAAHGLLPQAVIRLEQRQPDLDQLFATPQERQDWLKTADDLVESYFYLEDPASLRPHHREFRIEAQLEGGLTLRGYIDRVDVAAATGAVRIVDYKTGKSPSPRFQGEALFQLRFYALAWWRRHGQLPAQNMLLYLGNRDILREAPSQGDLERTELKVLTLWDAIAAAFLAANFPPVQNPLCNWCAFQAQCPVFGGVLPPFPADAGARLGL; from the coding sequence ATGTCGCGCCCGAGCCTGTCACCCTCTCGTGCTGCCGATTTCGAACGCTGTCCCCTGCTCTACCGGCTGCGCGTGATTGACCGTCTGGTCGAACCGCCATCGGCCGCCGCCCTACGCGGCAGCCTGGTCCACCTGGTACTCGAAGAGCTTTTTGATCTGCCAGCGCCCAAACGCACGCCCGTAGCCGCCCATGGATTGCTGCCCCAGGCCGTTATCAGGTTGGAGCAGCGACAACCCGACCTGGACCAGCTCTTCGCCACACCTCAAGAGCGCCAAGACTGGCTCAAAACAGCTGACGACCTTGTCGAAAGCTACTTTTACCTCGAAGACCCGGCCTCGTTGCGGCCGCATCACCGCGAGTTTCGAATCGAAGCCCAGCTCGAGGGCGGCTTGACCTTGCGCGGTTACATTGACCGAGTTGACGTGGCTGCGGCCACCGGCGCTGTCCGCATAGTTGACTACAAAACCGGCAAATCGCCTTCGCCCCGGTTCCAAGGCGAGGCCCTTTTCCAGCTTCGCTTCTACGCGCTGGCCTGGTGGCGCCGCCACGGCCAGCTGCCGGCCCAAAACATGCTGCTCTACCTGGGCAACCGCGACATCCTGCGTGAGGCCCCTAGCCAAGGCGACCTGGAACGGACCGAGTTGAAGGTGTTGACCTTGTGGGACGCGATTGCGGCGGCCTTTTTGGCCGCCAACTTCCCGCCGGTTCAAAACCCATTGTGCAATTGGTGTGCCTTCCAAGCCCAGTGCCCAGTCTTTGGCGGCGTCTTACCACCTTTCCCGGCCGATGCCGGCGCTCGCCTTGGGCTTTGA
- a CDS encoding site-2 protease family protein, whose product MSQTGQSSGLQLGRIGGVPLILTWSWALVAVFLVWIYLPSLARAWPDVPDSARLVMVLGLVACLFVSVLVHELAHGLAGRAVGVRPREYVMTFWGGHTSFDQPMPRPAALAVISASGPVANLALAGAVYLAGLLANPAAPLAGQRPSYLVLVASFAIWINLFVGIFNLIPGAPLDGGGLVEALVWAATGRRQRGLMAAGVTGLVTAVGIVVWGVWRQTQSAGYESALWPVLIALLVGQGAYAALRQGRALDRFEAFSVAGLSMAAVALPQSTNLAGAQATLAGGGQATWVVVTDSQGQPCGVISPQAMAAVPADQRAELSLDAVMQALPGPWAVDQAAKGLDALRALAIPAQQVAYLPVVSGREVVGVLEMAKVRRIAGIGQASP is encoded by the coding sequence GTGAGTCAGACAGGCCAAAGCTCAGGGCTGCAGCTAGGACGGATTGGCGGCGTGCCGCTGATCCTGACCTGGTCGTGGGCCCTGGTGGCCGTGTTCCTGGTTTGGATCTATTTGCCGTCGCTGGCCCGGGCTTGGCCTGACGTGCCTGATAGTGCCCGGCTGGTCATGGTGTTGGGCCTGGTGGCCTGCCTCTTCGTCTCGGTTCTGGTGCATGAGCTGGCCCACGGCCTGGCCGGCCGGGCGGTGGGGGTGCGGCCGCGTGAGTATGTCATGACTTTTTGGGGTGGGCATACCAGTTTCGACCAGCCAATGCCCCGGCCGGCCGCTTTAGCGGTGATCAGCGCGTCAGGGCCGGTGGCGAACCTGGCGTTGGCTGGTGCGGTTTACCTGGCCGGTCTACTAGCCAATCCGGCGGCGCCACTGGCCGGGCAGCGACCCAGCTACTTGGTCTTGGTGGCCAGTTTTGCTATCTGGATCAATTTGTTTGTGGGCATTTTCAATCTGATCCCCGGCGCGCCACTCGATGGCGGTGGCCTGGTCGAAGCCCTAGTTTGGGCCGCCACTGGCCGGCGGCAGCGCGGCCTGATGGCCGCTGGCGTGACTGGACTGGTTACGGCCGTGGGGATAGTGGTTTGGGGGGTTTGGCGACAGACCCAATCGGCTGGTTACGAATCGGCCCTGTGGCCGGTGTTGATCGCCTTGTTGGTTGGTCAAGGCGCCTATGCGGCTTTGCGTCAGGGCCGGGCCTTGGACCGATTTGAAGCCTTTTCCGTGGCCGGGCTGTCGATGGCGGCCGTGGCCCTGCCTCAATCCACCAACTTGGCCGGGGCCCAGGCCACTCTGGCCGGCGGTGGCCAGGCCACTTGGGTGGTGGTGACCGATTCGCAGGGTCAGCCCTGTGGCGTCATCTCACCGCAGGCTATGGCGGCGGTGCCAGCAGATCAGCGTGCCGAGTTGAGTTTGGACGCTGTGATGCAGGCCTTGCCTGGCCCTTGGGCCGTTGACCAAGCGGCCAAGGGTCTAGATGCTCTCAGGGCCCTGGCAATACCGGCCCAACAGGTGGCTTATCTGCCGGTGGTGTCGGGGCGGGAAGTGGTCGGTGTGCTTGAAATGGCCAAGGTGCGCCGTATCGCTGGGATTGGTCAGGCCTCGCCATGA
- a CDS encoding tRNA (adenine-N1)-methyltransferase has translation MKQLDPAGQDPAQAAATGPDATGLDATELDAGRPDPAEASAIGQSPAAAGVIGPSPNEAGVTGQSPNEAGVTGQSPAKRRAGCTRAIPTGAAERRGQLKPGERVQLTDAKGRHNTIILEAGKVFHSHRGTFEHNQIIGQDEGCVVTTAAGTEYLVLRPLLSDFVLSMPRGATVVYPKDAGQVVQMADIYPGARVAEAGVGSGALTMSLLRAVGDDGYLLSAELRPEFATIAKANVESWFGRPHPAWDLRVGDMAELLVAADGPGPGGLDRIVLDLLAPWDLVEPCAQALAPGGVLISYIATTTQLSRLVETLRDHGGYTEPYSWESIVRPWHVDSLAVRPSHRMVGHTGFLVTTRRLAAGYTAPARRRRPAPGAQDAEGLQWTAAAFGLAEVSERKLRRVTRAIEEGQAMAPEADGRS, from the coding sequence ATGAAGCAACTAGACCCCGCCGGTCAAGACCCGGCCCAAGCCGCCGCCACTGGACCAGACGCGACTGGCCTCGACGCAACTGAACTAGACGCAGGCCGACCAGACCCCGCCGAAGCGAGCGCCATCGGACAAAGCCCCGCCGCAGCCGGCGTCATCGGACCAAGCCCCAATGAAGCAGGCGTCACCGGACAAAGCCCCAATGAAGCAGGCGTCACCGGACAAAGCCCCGCCAAACGACGGGCAGGGTGCACCAGAGCCATCCCCACAGGAGCGGCTGAACGCCGCGGCCAACTAAAACCGGGGGAAAGGGTCCAGCTGACCGATGCCAAGGGCCGGCATAACACCATCATCTTGGAGGCCGGCAAAGTCTTTCACTCCCATCGCGGCACCTTTGAGCACAACCAGATCATTGGCCAAGACGAAGGCTGTGTGGTGACTACCGCGGCTGGCACCGAATACCTGGTGCTGCGGCCGCTGCTATCAGATTTCGTATTGTCGATGCCCCGCGGCGCCACCGTCGTCTACCCCAAAGACGCCGGGCAGGTTGTGCAAATGGCGGATATCTATCCCGGTGCCCGTGTGGCCGAGGCTGGAGTCGGCTCCGGTGCTTTGACCATGTCACTGCTCAGGGCCGTGGGTGACGACGGTTACCTGCTTTCGGCTGAACTTCGTCCTGAGTTTGCCACTATTGCCAAAGCCAACGTCGAGTCGTGGTTTGGCCGGCCGCATCCGGCTTGGGACTTGCGGGTTGGCGATATGGCTGAACTCCTAGTGGCCGCAGACGGTCCCGGTCCTGGTGGACTCGACCGGATCGTCTTGGACCTGTTGGCGCCGTGGGATCTGGTCGAGCCCTGCGCCCAGGCCCTGGCCCCCGGTGGCGTTCTGATCAGCTACATTGCCACCACTACCCAGCTTTCCCGCCTGGTTGAGACACTGCGGGACCATGGCGGCTACACCGAGCCATATAGCTGGGAGTCGATTGTGCGCCCCTGGCATGTTGATTCTCTGGCGGTTCGCCCCTCCCACCGGATGGTTGGTCACACTGGCTTCCTGGTGACAACCCGCCGCCTGGCGGCCGGTTACACCGCCCCGGCGCGGCGCCGCCGGCCAGCGCCTGGAGCCCAAGATGCCGAAGGCCTTCAGTGGACGGCAGCCGCTTTTGGCCTGGCCGAGGTGTCCGAGCGTAAGCTGCGGCGCGTCACCCGGGCCATCGAGGAAGGCCAGGCCATGGCGCCGGAAGCCGACGGCCGCAGCTAA
- a CDS encoding serine/threonine protein kinase has translation MQPPSLLDQGQLVGQGRYRVEEQLGCGGLGETWRGLDTATDQPVVLKTMRPDRLDDAQAVRGFLNEASHGGAVQHAGVARTIGLIEDDVPPPGVIVQELAPGHSLATEIAQSGPIETKRALLIVAKVARALRAVHAAGLVHRDVSAVNIIIDQAENPVLIDFGIATPIGSPSVTTHLTVPGNPDYLAPELTRGQPATPAADIYSLGIILYEALTGQKPYSRASREATATAHVISPSPVAPANLPRDVRSFMALLMNKDPARRPQNALAVARLLEAFAAALPGGN, from the coding sequence GTGCAACCGCCGTCTTTGTTGGATCAGGGGCAGCTTGTGGGCCAAGGGCGGTACCGGGTCGAAGAACAATTGGGCTGTGGCGGTTTGGGCGAAACCTGGCGCGGCCTTGACACGGCCACTGACCAGCCAGTGGTCCTCAAAACAATGCGACCAGACCGACTCGACGACGCCCAAGCGGTGCGCGGTTTCCTCAACGAGGCCAGTCATGGCGGCGCCGTCCAGCACGCTGGCGTGGCTCGCACTATTGGCTTGATCGAAGATGACGTGCCACCACCGGGTGTCATAGTCCAGGAACTCGCCCCAGGCCATTCGCTGGCCACCGAGATTGCCCAGAGCGGACCGATTGAGACCAAGCGGGCTTTGCTGATCGTGGCCAAAGTCGCCCGGGCCTTGCGGGCAGTGCATGCGGCCGGCCTTGTCCACCGCGATGTTAGCGCCGTCAACATCATCATTGACCAGGCCGAAAACCCCGTGTTGATTGACTTTGGCATCGCCACACCGATCGGCTCGCCTTCAGTCACGACCCACCTAACCGTGCCAGGCAACCCCGACTACCTGGCGCCCGAGCTGACTCGCGGGCAACCGGCCACCCCGGCTGCCGACATCTATTCCCTGGGGATTATCCTCTACGAGGCCCTGACCGGCCAAAAGCCTTACTCCCGGGCCAGCCGTGAAGCCACCGCCACGGCCCACGTCATTTCCCCATCGCCAGTGGCACCAGCCAATCTACCCCGTGACGTGCGTAGCTTCATGGCCCTGCTAATGAACAAAGATCCGGCCCGCCGCCCCCAGAACGCCTTGGCCGTGGCCCGCCTGCTCGAAGCCTTCGCCGCGGCTTTGCCCGGCGGCAACTAG
- the arc gene encoding proteasome ATPase, with the protein MSTDSPYDRQVRQVASLEEKNQRLSQSLVAARQQLTELRRQLAALSAPPGSYAQFEGPAAGGSAKVIQMGRRLRVSCGPEVNLAQLRAGQTVALNESMALVAALGFETIGDAVKLKDVLDRDRLLVTCRGEEELVARRAGPLVGVELRGGETLLLDHRSGFAFEVIAHSRAEDLILEDVPDVTYDDIGGLDKQIAQVRDAVELPFNHAGVYADYQLRAPKGVLLYGPPGCGKTLIAKAVARSLAATAGGQACFLNIKGPELLNKYVGETERHIRAIFARARDKAREGGAVVVFFDEMESLFRTRGSGVSSDVETTVVPQLLAEIDGVEALGNVIVIGASNREDMIDPAILRPGRLDVKVRIDRPDQAGAAQILSKYLLPSLPLDQAELARHDNDRPATTKAMIEAVTSQLYAEIDANQFLEVTYAGGDKEILFYKDFASGAMIRAVVDRAKTAAIKSQLDQGQGGLTTSHLLQALDQELTQNEDLPGTTNPDDWARVSGRKGEPIVYLRTLAGGGRHLEL; encoded by the coding sequence GTGAGCACTGATAGTCCGTATGACCGCCAGGTTAGACAGGTGGCCAGTTTGGAGGAAAAGAACCAGCGCCTGAGCCAGTCACTGGTAGCGGCGCGCCAGCAGCTGACCGAGCTACGCCGCCAATTGGCGGCCCTGAGCGCCCCGCCGGGTAGCTACGCCCAGTTCGAAGGTCCGGCCGCCGGCGGCAGTGCCAAAGTCATCCAAATGGGCCGGCGCTTGAGGGTGTCATGCGGGCCTGAAGTCAACCTGGCCCAATTGCGAGCCGGTCAAACCGTCGCCCTGAACGAATCGATGGCGCTGGTAGCTGCTTTGGGTTTCGAGACCATTGGGGACGCAGTCAAGCTGAAAGACGTTTTGGACCGAGACCGGCTTTTGGTCACCTGCCGAGGCGAAGAGGAGCTGGTGGCCAGGCGGGCTGGGCCTTTGGTCGGAGTGGAGCTGCGCGGTGGCGAAACCCTGCTGTTGGACCACCGTTCGGGTTTCGCCTTCGAAGTCATTGCCCACTCACGGGCTGAAGATCTCATTTTGGAAGACGTACCGGATGTTACCTATGACGATATTGGCGGGCTGGACAAGCAGATTGCCCAGGTGCGCGATGCCGTCGAGTTGCCTTTCAATCACGCCGGGGTTTACGCCGACTACCAGTTGCGCGCCCCCAAGGGCGTCTTGTTGTACGGCCCGCCAGGTTGTGGCAAGACCCTCATTGCCAAGGCTGTGGCTCGGTCGCTGGCCGCCACAGCCGGCGGTCAGGCTTGCTTCTTGAACATCAAAGGTCCAGAGCTGCTAAACAAATACGTCGGTGAAACCGAACGCCACATCAGGGCGATCTTTGCCCGAGCCCGGGACAAGGCCCGCGAAGGTGGGGCCGTAGTGGTGTTCTTCGACGAAATGGAATCGCTCTTCCGTACCAGGGGCAGCGGGGTTTCCTCTGATGTCGAAACCACCGTGGTGCCCCAGCTGCTGGCCGAGATCGACGGGGTTGAAGCCCTGGGCAATGTCATTGTGATCGGGGCCTCGAATCGGGAAGACATGATTGATCCGGCCATTTTGCGACCCGGACGGCTGGACGTCAAAGTCCGGATCGACCGGCCCGATCAGGCCGGTGCCGCCCAAATCCTTTCGAAATACCTGCTGCCCTCCCTGCCCTTGGATCAGGCCGAATTGGCCCGTCATGACAACGACCGGCCAGCCACCACCAAGGCCATGATCGAGGCAGTTACGTCCCAGCTCTACGCCGAAATAGACGCCAACCAGTTCCTTGAGGTGACCTATGCTGGCGGCGACAAGGAGATTCTCTTCTACAAGGACTTCGCCTCTGGTGCCATGATTAGGGCTGTCGTTGACCGGGCTAAGACCGCCGCCATCAAATCTCAGCTCGACCAGGGTCAAGGCGGCCTGACAACCAGCCATCTACTCCAAGCTCTCGACCAGGAACTGACCCAGAACGAAGACCTGCCGGGCACAACCAACCCCGATGACTGGGCCAGGGTTTCTGGACGCAAAGGCGAACCGATCGTCTACTTGAGGACTTTGGCCGGCGGAGGGCGACACCTTGAGCTGTGA
- the malQ gene encoding 4-alpha-glucanotransferase has product MSQSDSARARFVATVTGSPPPSAVFDQLAKLASLNGVTTEYTDWKGNPQRVAAKTIRAVLAALGLEVGTDEAVLKALKLAQVAKSRAVIAPATVMRVGQLGEVAVHLAPGTSAEAWLELDQDPLLGSQGGLVDLAFTDDGGHLVLPEDLPLGWHTIRLRIVSDSPANSSQEAQTKPDHQAKLVICPDRLDLPPHLEPTSEWGPMVQLYSLRSQLSWGLGDFIDLGALGHEMARLHGADFVLINPIHAAEPTPPITDSPYLPTTRDFVNPIYIRPEATAEYAAAGPAVRQNVDQLQVLAAAGSDTATTLERDAAWTLKLRALELLCDVPRSPDRLQAIEDFASQAGSGLNDFALWSALAEAGLASQIEYDSAEAGEFAKTHQARLDFHVWLQFLADEQLAIAQAACLEGGMKLGVIKDLAVGVHPHGSDAWSRAKLLAKGIEAGAPPDYFNQVGQGWSEPPWRPDALAAAGYGPLRSMLRAMLRHAGGLRIDHILGLFRLWWIPLGMEPGDGTYVAYDHEAMASILVLEAHRAGAVLVGEDLGVVAPGVREYLKSRGILGTSIAWFEREGDGPNKLPPSQYRRLAMTALTTHDLPPTSAYLAGEHINQRQSLGLLDMPLDQALAGAALDRSTMVDLLVSEGFLEDREQDDDPSVVLALHKMLRSMPSVLLGVSLADMVGDRRSQNVPGTDREYPNWSVPLADAEGQAVFLEELETNATFGAIAQVMRAK; this is encoded by the coding sequence ATGAGCCAAAGTGACAGCGCTAGAGCCAGGTTCGTCGCCACGGTGACCGGTTCCCCGCCGCCCAGCGCCGTCTTTGATCAGCTGGCCAAACTGGCCTCGTTGAACGGTGTTACAACCGAGTACACCGACTGGAAAGGAAACCCCCAGCGGGTGGCGGCCAAGACGATTAGAGCGGTGCTGGCTGCCCTAGGCCTTGAGGTGGGCACTGACGAGGCCGTGCTCAAGGCCCTGAAATTGGCCCAGGTGGCAAAAAGTCGAGCTGTGATTGCCCCTGCCACAGTCATGCGAGTTGGTCAACTTGGTGAGGTCGCCGTCCATCTGGCCCCGGGTACCAGCGCCGAGGCCTGGCTTGAACTCGACCAAGACCCGCTGCTTGGCAGCCAGGGCGGTCTAGTCGACTTGGCTTTCACGGACGATGGCGGCCACCTGGTTTTGCCTGAAGACTTGCCTTTGGGTTGGCATACGATCCGTTTGCGGATTGTCTCCGACTCACCGGCCAACTCCAGCCAAGAGGCTCAAACCAAGCCGGACCACCAGGCCAAACTGGTCATCTGCCCTGACCGGCTCGATCTGCCGCCCCATCTGGAACCGACCAGTGAATGGGGGCCAATGGTGCAGCTGTATTCGCTGAGATCACAACTGTCTTGGGGGTTGGGCGACTTCATTGACCTCGGAGCGCTCGGCCACGAAATGGCCAGGCTTCACGGCGCCGATTTCGTGCTGATCAATCCGATCCACGCGGCCGAACCAACACCACCCATCACCGATTCGCCATATCTGCCAACCACCAGGGATTTCGTCAACCCAATCTATATCCGGCCGGAAGCCACAGCCGAATATGCCGCCGCTGGCCCGGCTGTGCGCCAAAACGTTGATCAGCTGCAAGTCCTAGCCGCGGCCGGTTCCGACACAGCCACCACCCTGGAGCGGGACGCCGCCTGGACGCTCAAACTGCGTGCTCTGGAGCTGCTATGCGACGTGCCGCGCAGCCCAGACCGGCTCCAGGCGATCGAAGATTTCGCTAGCCAAGCCGGCAGTGGGCTGAACGATTTTGCCCTCTGGTCCGCCCTGGCTGAGGCCGGATTGGCCAGCCAAATCGAGTACGACTCGGCTGAAGCTGGAGAATTCGCCAAGACCCATCAAGCCCGGCTCGACTTCCACGTCTGGTTACAGTTCCTAGCCGACGAACAACTGGCCATAGCCCAAGCGGCCTGCCTTGAAGGTGGCATGAAGCTTGGTGTGATCAAGGATTTGGCCGTTGGAGTTCACCCGCATGGCTCTGACGCCTGGTCCCGGGCCAAGCTACTAGCCAAAGGCATCGAAGCCGGTGCCCCACCGGACTATTTCAACCAGGTGGGACAGGGCTGGTCAGAGCCACCGTGGCGGCCAGATGCACTGGCAGCGGCCGGCTACGGACCATTGCGCTCAATGCTGCGGGCGATGCTTCGGCACGCTGGCGGGCTACGAATTGACCACATTTTGGGTCTGTTTCGCTTGTGGTGGATCCCGCTGGGCATGGAACCGGGTGATGGCACCTACGTCGCTTATGACCATGAAGCCATGGCTTCGATCCTGGTTCTTGAAGCCCATAGAGCAGGCGCCGTACTGGTGGGTGAAGACCTCGGGGTAGTGGCCCCCGGCGTGCGCGAATACTTGAAGTCGCGCGGCATTCTGGGCACGTCGATTGCCTGGTTTGAGCGGGAAGGTGATGGTCCAAACAAACTCCCGCCCAGCCAATACCGGCGCTTAGCGATGACCGCGCTAACCACCCACGACCTGCCGCCCACCAGCGCCTATCTGGCCGGCGAGCATATCAACCAGCGCCAGAGTTTGGGCCTATTGGATATGCCGCTGGACCAGGCTCTGGCTGGTGCCGCCCTCGACCGGAGCACCATGGTTGACCTGCTGGTCTCCGAGGGTTTTCTGGAAGACCGCGAGCAAGACGACGACCCGAGCGTTGTCTTGGCTTTGCACAAGATGCTGCGCTCCATGCCGTCAGTGCTATTGGGAGTCTCCCTAGCCGATATGGTTGGCGACCGGCGCAGCCAGAATGTGCCAGGCACCGACCGTGAATATCCCAACTGGTCGGTGCCCCTAGCTGACGCCGAAGGCCAAGCCGTTTTCCTTGAAGAACTCGAGACCAATGCGACCTTTGGCGCCATAGCCCAAGTCATGCGCGCCAAGTAG